Genomic segment of Pseudomonas sp. DY-1:
GTGACCCCGGACCTGATGAACGTGGCCAAGCAGATCACCAACGGCGCCATCCCCATGGGCGCGGTGATCGCCAGCCGCGAGATCTACCAGACCTTCATGAACCAGGCGACGCCCGAGTACGCCGTCGAGTTCACCCACGGCTACACCTACTCCGCGCATCCGGTTGCCTGCGCCGCCGGCCTGGCCGCCCTGGACCTGCTGGAGAAGGAAAACCTGGTGCAGCAATCGGCCGAACTGGCTCCGCACTTCGAGAAGGCCATCCACGGTCTGAAGGGCGCCAAGCACGTCGTCGACATCCGCAACTGCGGCCTGGCCGGTGCCCTGCAGATCGCCCCGCGTGACGGCGACGCCATCGTGCGTCCGTTCGAGGCCGGCATGGCCCTGTGGAAGGCCGGCTTCTACGTGCGCTTCGGCGGCGACACCCTGCAGTTCGGCCCAACCTTCAACGCCAAGCCGGAAGAGCTGGATCGCCTGTTCGACGCCGTCGGCCAGGCCCTGCAGGGCGTCAACTGATGAGCCAACGCCCGCAGGCCGTGCCCACCGTGCAGGTGGATAACGACGAGGTGATCGTCACCGAGTGGCGCTTCGCCCCCGGTGCCGAAACCGGTCGCCACCGCCATGGTTACGACTATGTCGTGGTGCCGATGACCAACGGCACCCTGCTGCTGGAAACCCCGGAGGGCGACAAGCACGCCCCCCTGGTGGCCGGCCAGAGTTACTTCCGCAAGGCAGGCGTCGAACACAACGTGATCAACGCCAGCGACCACGAAGTGGTCTTCGTGGAAACAGAAATCAAGTAATGCACGGTCTGCCCCCTCTCCCTCCAGGAGAGGGCTGGGGTGAGGGAAACCACCTCCCCTGCGGACCTACCGGACAAAATGCCCTACAAGAGACCCCACCCATGAGCCTCATTCCGCACCTGATCAACGGCGAACGTATCGACGACCAAGGCCGCACCGCGGACGTGTTCAACCCGTCCACCGGCGAAGCCCACCGCATGGTCGGCCTGGCCAGCCGCGCCACTATCCAGCAGGCCATCGACGCCGCCAAGGCCGCCTTCCCGGCATGGCGCAACACCCCGCCGGCCAAGCGCGCCCAGGTGCTGTTCCGCTTCAAGCAACTGCTGGAGCAGAACGAAGCAGTCATCGCCAAGCTGATCGCCGAAGAACACGGCAAGACCCTGGAAGACGCCGCCGGTGAGCTCAAGCGTGGTATCGAGAACGTCGAGTACGCCTGCGCCGCCCCGGAAATCCTCAAGGGCGAATACACCCGCAATGTCGGCCCGAACATCGACGCCTGGAGCGACTTCCAGCCGCTGGGCGTGGTCGCCGGCATCACCCCGTTCAACTTCCCGGCCATGGTGCCGCTGTGGATGTACCCGCTGGCCATCGCCTGCGGCAACACCTTCATCCTCAAGCCCTCCGAGCGTGACCCGAGCTCCACCCTGCTGATCGCCGAGCTCTTCCATCAGGCCGGCCTGCCCAAGGGCGTGCTGAACGTGGTCAACGGCGACAAGGAAGCCGTGGATGCGCTGATCGAAGCGCCCGAAGTGAAGGCCCTGAGCTTCGTTGGCTCGACCCCGATCGCCGAGTACATCTATGCCGAAGGCACCAAGCGCGGCAAGCGCGTGCAGGCCCTCGGCGGCGCCAAGAACCACGCCGTGCTGATGCCCGACGCCGACCTGGACAACGCCGTCAGCGCACTGATGGGGGCCGCCTACGGTTCCTGCGGCGAGCGCTGCATGGCCATTTCCGTGGCCGTGTGCGTGGGCGACCAGATCGCCGATGCCCTGGTGGACAAGATCGTTCCGCAGATCAAGGGCCTGAAGATCGGCGCCGGCACCCAATGCGGCCTGGACATGGGCCCGCTGGTCACCGCCGCCGCCCGCGACAAGGTGGTCGGCTACATCGACGACGGCGTCGCTGCTGGCGCCAAGCTGGTGGTGGACGGCCGTGGCTACCGCGTGGCCGGCCATGAAGACGGCTACTTCGTCGGCGGCACCCTGTTCGACCACGTCAAGGCCGACATGCGCATCTACCAGGAAGAAATCTTCGGCCCGGTGCTGTGCATCGTCCGCGTCGGCAGCCTGGAAGACGCCATGCAGCTGATCAACGACCACGAATACGGCAACGGCACCTGCATCTTCACCCGTGACGGCGAAGCCGCCCGCCTGTTCTGCGACGAAATCGAAGTGGGCATGGTCGGCGTCAACGTGCCGCTGCCGGTACCGGTGGCCTACCACAGCTTTGGCGGCTGGAAACGCTCCCTGTTCGGCGACCTGCACGCCTACGGCCCGGACGGCGTGCGCTTCTACACCCGTCGCAAGGCCATCACCCAGCGCTGGCCGCAGCGCGCCAGCCACGAGGCTGCGCAATTCGCCTTCCCCAGCAACGGTTGATTGACCCGTTGAACGAAAAGGCCCGGCATATTTGCCGGGCCTTTTTGTTTTGATGGGTAACTGAGCGGACAGTTACTTTCCGATCTTGCGGTTGCGCACGAACAGCACCTTTCCCCCAGTCGTGGTGGTTCCACGTTCCTCGAGCTCGAAGTGTTTCGGGTTCCCCTTGATCAGGTCGCTCAACTTCTTGAACCCGTACAGGCGCGGATCGAAGTCGGTGCGGATCTTGGTGATGTTGGAACCCACAGCTGCGAGGGGAGCCCAGCCGTCTTCTTCGTCTAGCCCGTCGATGACTGTTGCAATTGCGTTCACCGGAACTTTCTGCGGCTTCACCGGGGAGGGCTTATCAGTCGATTTGGGCGCCTCGGCCGGTTGCGGCGCTGCAACGGACGGCTTGTCACCGCTGGGGGTTGGCTCAGGCAGAAGCTCGGCGCGAAGTATCTCGGTGTAGATGAACTTGTCGCAGGCCGAGACAAAGGGCTTGGGTGTCTTCTCCTCACCGAATCCGTACACGGTCAGGCCTTCTTCCCGCAAGCGCGCGGCCAGGCGGGTGAAATCACTATCGCTGGAAACCAGGCAGAAACCGTCGAAGCGCCGGGTATAGAGCAGGTCCATGGCGTCGATGATCAGCGCACTGTCGGTGGCGTTCTTGCCCTTGGTGTAGGCGAACTGCTGGATGGGCTGGATGGAGTGGTCGAGCAACACTTTCTTCCAGCTGCCCAGTTGCGGGCCGGTCCAGTCGCCGTAAATGCGTTTCACGCTGGCCACGCCGTACTTGGCGATTTCTTCGAACAGGCCCTCGATGATAGCGGCCGGCGCGTTGTCGGCGTCGATCAGAACGGCCAGGTGCTTCTGCTGGCGAGGGGCTTGCTGCTTGATGGCCATGGTTCATCCTTGGGGTAGTGAATGCCTGACCATACTGCGGACCGGTGACTGGTGCCATGGCCAGCGATGGGTCGTTTTCGTAGGGTGGCGCAAGCTTCACCGGCTCACCGACGGAGGCTGGATGCGCATGTAAAGCGATGTCCCCCTGCAAGGCTGGCAGCGGTGCTGCGGGGATTGCAGGAGTTATGTCTGGTCACCTTGTTGGGCTTAGTTTCGCTCAGCGCCAACCTATGGAGCTTGCATCTATGACCCAACAAAAAGCCCGACAGATGCCGGGCTTTTGTCGGGGGGTAGAGACTTACACCTTGCGCACGAATTCCGATTTCAGCTTCATCGCGCCAATACCATCGATCTTGCAGTCGATGTCGTGGTCGCCGTCGACCAGGCGGATGTTCTTCACCTTGGTACCGACCTTCACTACCAGGGACGAGCCCTTGACCTTGAGGTCCTTGATCACGGTGATGGTGTCGCCGTCCTGCAGGACGTTGCCGACGGAGTCCTTGATCACCTTGTCGTCGCTGACTGCCTCAGCGCCGGTGTCGGCGGACCACTCGTGGGCGCACTCCGGGCAGATCAGCATTGCGCCATCTTCGTAGGTGTATTCGGAGTTGCATTTGGGGCAGGGCGGCAGGGTGCTCACGGTTTACCTCGACGTCGGTGTCACGAAAAACCATGGATTGTATAGGGTTTTGCCATCGCCTTGCCCATTTCTGCGCGTTCGTAATGCGTTTGTATCCGCCGCTTTACCGACTTGACCATGTCAAAATCTTCTCGGGAAAAGCGGCTGCTAGTCTGGCTCCATTGATAGTGCGCGGGCCTATCCCGCATCGAGGGTGCCATGCTGCAACGTGTGTTCTGGAAGCTGATCCCCAGGAAGCAGCGCAGTTTCCTGCGTAGCCGCCTGAGCGCGGTGGATCGTCAGGTAGTGAACCGGTCGATGTCCGCCAGGCTCGGGTTGCCGCCGCAGTTCAGCCTCAATGGTTGTCTCTTCATCCACGTCCCCAAGTTCGCCGGCAACAGCGTCAGCTCGGCGCTGTTCGGCAACTGGCGGCCGGGGCATGTGCCGCTGTACTGGTACGAGCAGCAGTTCCCCGAGCACTACGCGAGGGCGTTCAAGTTCACCTTCGTGCGCGACCCGCTGGAGCGCGCCTGTTCCGCCTACAGCACATGAACCACACGTTGCAGCGGCAGTCGGTCCCGGTGCGGGAATTCTGTTCGGCGCGCACTCGGCGCATAGTGCGCCGGGTCTATGCGCGAGATTACGAGTGGTTGGGCTATGAGTGAGGCAGTCACCTGCACGTTGGCCGTGCCTGCACGGGCCAGAGCTTCGATCAAGCATCAGCGTCCACGCTGCATCTGGCTGACCGGCCTGTCCGGCTCCGGCAAGTCCACCCTGGCCAATGCCCTGGAGCTTGAGCTCAACGCCCGTGGCCTGCACACCTATGTGCTGGATGGCGACAATCTGCGCGGTGGCCTCTGTCGCGGCCTGGGCATGAGTGCCGAGGATCGTCGCGAAAATGTCCGGCGCATCGCCGAAGTGGCACGGCTGATGGTGGATGCGGGGTTGATCGTGATCGTCGCGGCGATCTCGCCTTTTCGCGCTGACCGTGAAATGGCGCGGCAGTTGTTCAATCCGGGTGAATTCTTCTCTGTGTACGTCAGCACATCGTTCGATGTTTGTGCGCAGCGCGATCCGAAAGGCCTGTACCAGGCGGCGCTGGAAGGACGTATCCGTGACTTCACTGGCCTGGACAGTCCCTACGAGCCGCCGCTGGATGCGGACTGGGAAATTGATACCGGAGCTATTTCGCTGACGTCGGCGACTCACGAGCTGCTGGGATTCGTGCTGAGCACTTGAGGCTCAGGGCGTGTCGATGGGTTCGGGAATACTCAGAACGCCGGCGTCGGTGAAGCGCCGGGTTCCCCAGAAGCCGCCGCCCAGTTTGCCGCGCAGGGCGTAGGGCACGTTCTGGAACGGATGGGTGCCGCTGAGCGTCCAGGCCTGCCGCAGGACCGAAAAGGCCGAGATGGTCACCGGAACTTCGATCAGCGTCTCGCCAAATCCCGCCACCGTCCCGCCCTTGCTGCTGACCCCGCTGGCCATGGGCAGGTCGTTCAAGTCCAGTTCCAGGGCCACGCCGTTGTAATGGATGGCGCCCTCGTTGGGGTTCTGCACGCGGAGCTTGAGGTTGAAGCGCACTTCCAACCCCTCGCCGGGAATGGGCTCCATACCTGCCAGGTCGACCTGCAACGGGTCGCGTGTACCGAAGTCGGCACAGTCCGTCAG
This window contains:
- a CDS encoding cupin domain-containing protein, producing the protein MSQRPQAVPTVQVDNDEVIVTEWRFAPGAETGRHRHGYDYVVVPMTNGTLLLETPEGDKHAPLVAGQSYFRKAGVEHNVINASDHEVVFVETEIK
- a CDS encoding CoA-acylating methylmalonate-semialdehyde dehydrogenase — encoded protein: MSLIPHLINGERIDDQGRTADVFNPSTGEAHRMVGLASRATIQQAIDAAKAAFPAWRNTPPAKRAQVLFRFKQLLEQNEAVIAKLIAEEHGKTLEDAAGELKRGIENVEYACAAPEILKGEYTRNVGPNIDAWSDFQPLGVVAGITPFNFPAMVPLWMYPLAIACGNTFILKPSERDPSSTLLIAELFHQAGLPKGVLNVVNGDKEAVDALIEAPEVKALSFVGSTPIAEYIYAEGTKRGKRVQALGGAKNHAVLMPDADLDNAVSALMGAAYGSCGERCMAISVAVCVGDQIADALVDKIVPQIKGLKIGAGTQCGLDMGPLVTAAARDKVVGYIDDGVAAGAKLVVDGRGYRVAGHEDGYFVGGTLFDHVKADMRIYQEEIFGPVLCIVRVGSLEDAMQLINDHEYGNGTCIFTRDGEAARLFCDEIEVGMVGVNVPLPVPVAYHSFGGWKRSLFGDLHAYGPDGVRFYTRRKAITQRWPQRASHEAAQFAFPSNG
- a CDS encoding NYN domain-containing protein → MAIKQQAPRQQKHLAVLIDADNAPAAIIEGLFEEIAKYGVASVKRIYGDWTGPQLGSWKKVLLDHSIQPIQQFAYTKGKNATDSALIIDAMDLLYTRRFDGFCLVSSDSDFTRLAARLREEGLTVYGFGEEKTPKPFVSACDKFIYTEILRAELLPEPTPSGDKPSVAAPQPAEAPKSTDKPSPVKPQKVPVNAIATVIDGLDEEDGWAPLAAVGSNITKIRTDFDPRLYGFKKLSDLIKGNPKHFELEERGTTTTGGKVLFVRNRKIGK
- a CDS encoding zinc ribbon domain-containing protein YjdM, whose product is MSTLPPCPKCNSEYTYEDGAMLICPECAHEWSADTGAEAVSDDKVIKDSVGNVLQDGDTITVIKDLKVKGSSLVVKVGTKVKNIRLVDGDHDIDCKIDGIGAMKLKSEFVRKV
- the cysC gene encoding adenylyl-sulfate kinase; its protein translation is MSEAVTCTLAVPARARASIKHQRPRCIWLTGLSGSGKSTLANALELELNARGLHTYVLDGDNLRGGLCRGLGMSAEDRRENVRRIAEVARLMVDAGLIVIVAAISPFRADREMARQLFNPGEFFSVYVSTSFDVCAQRDPKGLYQAALEGRIRDFTGLDSPYEPPLDADWEIDTGAISLTSATHELLGFVLST
- a CDS encoding LEA type 2 family protein, coding for MRTTGLAALLIPLLLLTDCADFGTRDPLQVDLAGMEPIPGEGLEVRFNLKLRVQNPNEGAIHYNGVALELDLNDLPMASGVSSKGGTVAGFGETLIEVPVTISAFSVLRQAWTLSGTHPFQNVPYALRGKLGGGFWGTRRFTDAGVLSIPEPIDTP